Proteins from one Gimesia maris genomic window:
- a CDS encoding prolyl oligopeptidase family serine peptidase, with protein sequence MDSLDKPSADSNKAEVPDEQSLLWLEEIEGERALDWVKEQNKLTLQALTSDPRFEEYQSEALQILTASDRITYGTLRGEFVYNFWRDEQHVRGIWRRMTLKQFRQESKQWEILLDIDQLAETEKENWIYKGVDSLGPAHERCIIELAPGGTDTAVYREFDIPSRTFVKDGFNVPLAKTNLCWENRDQLLIATDWGEGSLNTSGYARILKRWKRGTPLSEAETLLETDVKETFIYPIDLEHAGQRVCFVMRGHDFYHFSFYLVNSAGTLSQLPLPQKCSLSGLFAGQLLVELKEEWRGSAAGSLISISLAEFQKTGEIGEVLTVFDPGESGTVSQVRCAKDAVYVTGIEHVSSQIREVRLQDNQWQGRLLPWGENDVISISSSDSSSNDLLLARDGFLQPSSLYYVNFFEEVDEKLQSTPARFNTDGLTVEKHFAISRDKTEVPYFIVYRKGMKLDHTAPVLQYGYGGFEISILPHYSPVMGKLWLEKGGVYVLANIRGGGEYGPRWHDSALLEHRQRAYDDFFAVAEAVQSKGFSSPKHYGAMGRSNGGLLMGVALTQRPELFNAIVCGVPLLDMKRFNKLLAGASWMAEYGNPDLPEQWEFISRYSPFHNLKTEQAYPKVYFFTSTKDDRVHPGHARKMAARMDQLGYEFFYYENIEGGHKGNANQKQEAMLSALEYLYLMRQLA encoded by the coding sequence ATGGATTCGCTGGATAAACCTTCGGCAGACAGTAATAAAGCAGAAGTCCCTGATGAACAGTCACTGCTCTGGCTGGAGGAGATTGAGGGCGAACGGGCTCTCGACTGGGTGAAGGAGCAGAATAAGTTGACTTTGCAGGCGTTGACCAGTGATCCACGCTTCGAGGAATATCAAAGTGAAGCCTTGCAGATTCTGACCGCCTCCGATCGGATAACCTATGGAACGCTGCGTGGTGAATTCGTCTATAACTTCTGGCGCGACGAGCAGCATGTACGTGGAATCTGGCGGCGGATGACTCTGAAACAGTTCAGACAGGAGTCAAAACAATGGGAGATCCTGCTGGATATAGACCAGCTGGCGGAGACAGAAAAAGAGAACTGGATTTATAAAGGTGTCGACAGTCTGGGACCTGCTCACGAACGTTGCATTATCGAGCTGGCACCCGGGGGGACGGATACTGCAGTATACCGTGAGTTTGATATTCCCTCCCGTACTTTTGTGAAGGATGGTTTCAACGTACCTCTGGCAAAAACCAATCTCTGCTGGGAGAACCGCGATCAGCTGCTGATTGCGACAGACTGGGGCGAAGGGAGTCTGAATACTTCAGGGTATGCACGCATTCTGAAACGCTGGAAACGGGGAACCCCTCTTTCGGAGGCGGAAACGCTGCTGGAAACGGATGTCAAAGAAACCTTTATCTATCCGATCGATCTGGAGCATGCCGGCCAGCGCGTCTGTTTTGTGATGCGAGGACACGATTTCTATCATTTCAGTTTCTACCTGGTGAATTCAGCAGGAACTTTAAGTCAGCTGCCTCTGCCACAGAAGTGCAGTCTGTCGGGATTGTTTGCAGGGCAGTTACTGGTTGAGTTAAAGGAGGAATGGCGTGGTTCTGCAGCGGGCTCATTGATCAGCATCTCGCTGGCAGAGTTTCAGAAGACCGGTGAGATTGGTGAAGTGCTGACGGTTTTTGATCCGGGAGAAAGTGGTACGGTTTCTCAAGTTCGATGTGCGAAGGATGCCGTTTACGTGACAGGAATCGAACATGTTTCCAGTCAGATCCGAGAAGTTCGTCTGCAGGATAACCAGTGGCAGGGACGACTGCTGCCCTGGGGCGAAAATGACGTCATCTCGATCAGTTCATCAGACAGCAGCAGCAATGATCTGCTTCTGGCACGCGATGGTTTTCTGCAACCGAGCAGCCTGTATTACGTCAATTTCTTCGAGGAAGTCGATGAGAAACTCCAGTCGACACCCGCGCGGTTTAATACCGATGGTTTGACGGTTGAGAAACACTTTGCCATCAGTCGTGATAAAACGGAAGTGCCTTACTTTATAGTCTACCGGAAAGGAATGAAGCTGGATCATACTGCGCCGGTTCTGCAATACGGGTATGGCGGGTTTGAAATCTCGATTCTACCTCATTACAGCCCGGTTATGGGAAAACTCTGGCTGGAAAAAGGGGGCGTGTATGTACTTGCTAATATTCGCGGGGGAGGCGAATATGGTCCGCGGTGGCATGATTCTGCGTTACTGGAGCATCGTCAGCGGGCGTACGATGACTTTTTCGCGGTCGCAGAGGCGGTACAAAGTAAAGGTTTCAGTTCCCCCAAACACTATGGCGCCATGGGACGCAGTAATGGAGGCCTGTTGATGGGGGTCGCTTTGACACAGCGTCCTGAGCTGTTTAATGCGATTGTGTGTGGCGTACCTCTGCTGGATATGAAACGTTTCAACAAACTGCTGGCTGGTGCCAGCTGGATGGCAGAATATGGAAATCCAGATCTCCCCGAGCAATGGGAGTTTATCAGCCGATATTCTCCTTTTCACAATTTAAAAACCGAACAGGCTTACCCGAAAGTGTATTTTTTCACTTCGACCAAAGATGATCGTGTCCATCCCGGCCATGCACGAAAGATGGCAGCGCGAATGGATCAGCTGGGTTATGAGTTCTTCTATTATGAAAATATCGAAGGGGGACACAAAGGGAACGCCAATCAGAAACAGGAGGCGATGCTCAGTGCACTGGAATATCTGTACCTGATGCGACAGCTCGCCTGA
- a CDS encoding DEAD/DEAH box helicase yields the protein MLTDVSSQAKFTDLELCQPILDVLVELGYDTPTPIQAQTIPHLLEGRDLVGQAQTGTGKTAAFALPLLSKIDLELRAPQVLVLAPTRELAIQVGESFKEYGSQLKGLQVLPIYGGADFKGQLQPLKRGVHVVVGTPGRVMDHMRRGTLKLDNLRCLVLDEADEMLRMGFIDDVEWILEQTPDNHQTALFSATMPEAIRRIAGNYLKSPQEITVKDKTRTADTIRQRYWLAKGHHKLDALTRILEAEETDGVIIFVRTKSITTELSEKLEARGFLAAPLNGDIPQKQRERTVGRLKAGHVNIVIATDVAARGLDVDRISHVINYDLPGDSEAYVHRIGRTGRAGRTGEAIMFVSPREQRSLSGIERAIKLKIERMELPSINQINKRRTERFKESVTKAMDSPDFEQFQKLLSEFKTESERSEIDIAAALACMFQGKRPLFLKETPQQRETSHRETPQRQRDSSGKPQFQSERRFSREKEFKNKEFTKDKEKVFTPRRERATSETPEEGMERFRVQVGRSHGVKPGNIVGAIANEANLDSQYIGRIDIFDEYSTVDLPEGMPRDIFRALKNVWVSGQQLRISRLDQTESGAPKRKRFKSKGKPRQQKA from the coding sequence ATGTTAACGGATGTCTCTTCGCAGGCAAAATTTACGGATTTAGAACTCTGCCAACCCATCCTGGATGTGCTGGTTGAACTTGGATATGACACACCCACACCAATTCAGGCTCAGACCATTCCCCATCTGCTGGAAGGCAGAGACCTGGTAGGTCAGGCCCAGACCGGAACCGGTAAAACGGCCGCATTTGCCCTGCCTTTACTTTCGAAAATTGACCTGGAACTCAGAGCCCCACAGGTTCTGGTTCTGGCTCCCACCCGGGAACTGGCCATTCAGGTTGGCGAATCGTTCAAAGAATATGGTTCACAACTCAAAGGCTTACAGGTTTTGCCAATTTATGGTGGCGCTGATTTCAAAGGACAGCTGCAACCACTAAAACGAGGCGTCCATGTCGTTGTCGGTACTCCCGGCCGCGTGATGGATCACATGCGTCGTGGCACCCTGAAACTCGACAACCTGCGTTGCCTGGTTCTGGACGAAGCCGACGAAATGCTGCGAATGGGCTTTATTGACGATGTAGAATGGATTCTGGAGCAGACTCCCGATAACCATCAGACTGCATTGTTTTCAGCAACGATGCCCGAAGCGATTCGCCGCATTGCCGGTAATTACCTGAAATCACCGCAGGAAATTACGGTCAAAGATAAAACCCGAACGGCTGATACCATCCGCCAGCGGTACTGGCTGGCCAAAGGCCATCACAAACTGGACGCCCTGACCCGGATTCTGGAAGCAGAAGAAACGGATGGCGTGATCATCTTCGTTCGTACCAAAAGCATCACCACCGAACTTTCGGAAAAACTGGAAGCGCGCGGTTTTCTCGCTGCCCCACTGAATGGTGATATCCCGCAGAAGCAGCGCGAACGCACTGTTGGACGGTTAAAAGCCGGCCACGTCAACATTGTCATTGCAACTGACGTCGCCGCCCGGGGACTGGACGTTGATCGGATCAGCCATGTGATCAACTACGATCTGCCTGGTGATTCCGAAGCTTACGTGCACCGCATCGGGCGAACCGGACGTGCAGGCCGCACAGGCGAAGCGATTATGTTCGTCTCTCCCCGTGAGCAGCGTTCTCTGTCCGGGATTGAACGGGCGATCAAGCTTAAAATTGAACGGATGGAACTTCCTTCCATCAATCAAATCAATAAGCGACGTACAGAACGCTTCAAAGAGTCTGTGACCAAAGCCATGGATAGTCCAGACTTCGAACAGTTCCAGAAACTGCTGAGCGAATTCAAGACGGAATCAGAGCGATCTGAGATCGACATCGCAGCTGCCCTGGCCTGTATGTTCCAGGGAAAACGTCCCCTGTTCCTGAAAGAGACACCACAGCAAAGAGAAACGTCCCATCGGGAAACCCCGCAACGACAGCGGGACAGTTCTGGAAAGCCTCAATTCCAGTCTGAACGCCGTTTCTCCAGGGAAAAAGAATTCAAAAACAAAGAATTCACGAAGGATAAAGAGAAGGTGTTTACTCCCAGGCGGGAAAGAGCCACCAGTGAAACCCCCGAGGAAGGCATGGAGCGTTTCCGCGTTCAAGTGGGCCGCAGCCACGGTGTCAAACCAGGTAATATTGTTGGTGCAATCGCAAATGAAGCTAACCTGGACAGTCAGTACATCGGACGAATCGATATCTTCGATGAATACAGTACTGTTGATCTTCCGGAAGGCATGCCACGCGATATCTTTCGGGCATTGAAAAATGTCTGGGTCTCCGGACAACAGTTACGCATCTCCCGACTTGATCAGACTGAATCAGGTGCCCCGAAACGTAAGCGTTTCAAATCAAAGGGTAAACCCAGACAGCAGAAAGCTTAA
- the polA gene encoding DNA polymerase I: MKETLYIIDTFSLVFQVFHAVPAMTGPTGQPTNAIFGITRDILNIIKTHSPDYLIFAMDSSGPGTRNDLYSEYKANRSAMPEDLVPQIPHIMDVVKGFQVPVIECPGWEADDVFATIARLANEKGIETTIVTNDKDARQLINDSIRLYNIRKNQFMDAEAVQADWGVRPDQVIDFQSLVGDSVDNIPGVPLVGPKKAQTLIEQFGTLEGVLANADKAKGPKLQQNLKEFADQARMSRELVTLNQSLDLNINWEASRLTHPDRERLHQLFVDFGFRRFAEDMKEVLSTEAPPEPVERIRETIDTKPAFETFLALLKEQDEFCVDLETTGLKPAEAEIVGWAISWEKHRGFYIPVEGPSGQLALDPQYVLEHLKPILEDPEILITNQNIKYDMVVLMRVGVFLQGVSIDPMVASYLISAGERGHSLDKLSERYLNHTMIPISELIGSGKQQKKMFEVDVDKVAEYAVEDAEIAWQLSRILQDELKHAGLWELYWELERPLISILAEMEFTGIKVDTAELKQQSQLLEKRLTTLISEIHEIAGHEFNIASPLQLRTVLFEELNLPVFKKTKTGPSTDQSVLEKLAPLHALPARITEHRHLSKLKSTYLDALPGLVNPETGRIHASFNQVVAATGRLSSSDPNLQNIPVRTQEGRQIRKAFIPQDENWRLLCADYSQIELRILAHLSQDVALSQAFREGADIHTAVASDIFRVPHDQVDSDMRRTAKAVNFGVIYGQSPFGLSEAIGIPQSEAAGFIEDYFVRYQGVREFLDQILEDCAKQKFVETICGRKREIQGVRGGVQKQLNMPERTAINTVIQGSAADLIKQAMLNVSDRIKQEQHPGRMLMQIHDELVFEVPLTALDTLGLIVREEMESAMDLEVPLIVDMSSGLNWLEQNPLEIPHQ; the protein is encoded by the coding sequence ATGAAAGAAACACTTTACATCATTGATACGTTTTCTCTGGTATTTCAGGTTTTTCATGCTGTGCCGGCTATGACCGGTCCCACGGGACAACCCACCAATGCCATATTTGGCATCACCCGCGATATCCTGAACATCATTAAAACGCACTCTCCCGACTATTTAATCTTTGCCATGGACTCCAGTGGCCCGGGCACTCGAAATGATCTCTATTCGGAATATAAGGCGAATCGCTCCGCGATGCCCGAAGATCTGGTCCCACAAATCCCTCATATCATGGATGTTGTCAAAGGATTTCAGGTCCCTGTGATCGAATGTCCCGGCTGGGAAGCAGATGACGTGTTTGCCACGATTGCCCGTCTGGCAAATGAAAAAGGGATCGAAACGACGATCGTCACAAATGATAAAGATGCCAGACAACTCATCAATGATTCAATTCGTCTGTACAATATTCGCAAAAATCAGTTCATGGATGCAGAAGCGGTCCAGGCCGATTGGGGCGTCCGACCTGACCAGGTGATTGATTTTCAATCTCTCGTCGGCGACAGCGTGGATAATATTCCCGGAGTACCGCTGGTCGGACCTAAAAAAGCACAAACGCTGATCGAGCAGTTTGGAACCCTGGAAGGCGTGCTGGCCAACGCAGACAAAGCTAAAGGACCGAAACTACAGCAAAACCTGAAAGAATTTGCCGATCAGGCCCGCATGTCACGCGAACTGGTGACGCTGAACCAGTCGCTGGATCTCAACATCAACTGGGAAGCCTCCCGATTGACTCATCCTGACCGCGAACGTTTACATCAGCTGTTTGTCGACTTTGGATTTCGCCGCTTCGCTGAAGATATGAAAGAAGTCCTCTCCACAGAAGCCCCCCCGGAACCTGTCGAACGAATTCGCGAAACCATCGACACGAAACCGGCATTTGAAACATTTCTGGCCCTGCTCAAAGAACAGGATGAATTCTGCGTCGACCTGGAAACGACCGGATTGAAACCGGCAGAGGCAGAAATTGTGGGCTGGGCCATCAGTTGGGAAAAACACCGCGGATTCTACATTCCCGTTGAAGGCCCTTCAGGTCAGTTGGCCCTGGATCCTCAATATGTGCTGGAACATCTCAAACCGATCCTGGAAGACCCTGAAATCCTGATTACCAATCAGAATATCAAATATGACATGGTTGTATTGATGCGGGTCGGCGTGTTCCTGCAGGGAGTCAGCATCGATCCCATGGTTGCCAGCTACCTGATCAGTGCCGGGGAACGAGGACACAGTCTCGACAAACTGTCAGAACGATATCTTAATCACACCATGATTCCCATCTCCGAACTGATCGGCTCCGGCAAACAGCAGAAGAAGATGTTTGAAGTCGACGTCGACAAAGTCGCGGAATACGCGGTAGAAGACGCTGAAATCGCCTGGCAACTCTCGAGAATCCTCCAGGATGAACTCAAACACGCAGGATTATGGGAGCTCTACTGGGAACTCGAACGGCCTCTCATCTCTATACTTGCCGAAATGGAATTTACCGGTATCAAAGTCGATACTGCCGAGCTTAAACAGCAGAGCCAACTGCTTGAAAAACGGTTAACGACCCTGATCAGTGAAATCCACGAAATAGCCGGGCATGAATTCAACATCGCCTCTCCACTGCAACTCCGAACGGTATTATTCGAGGAACTGAATTTACCTGTATTCAAAAAAACGAAAACAGGTCCCAGCACGGACCAGAGTGTGCTGGAGAAGCTCGCGCCATTGCACGCCCTGCCTGCCAGAATCACCGAACATCGACATCTCTCCAAACTGAAGAGCACCTATCTCGATGCACTTCCCGGCCTTGTTAATCCAGAGACCGGGCGGATTCATGCCAGCTTTAACCAGGTCGTTGCTGCCACTGGTCGACTCAGCTCGAGTGACCCCAATCTGCAGAACATTCCGGTAAGAACACAAGAAGGACGGCAGATTCGCAAAGCATTTATCCCCCAGGACGAAAACTGGCGACTGCTCTGTGCCGATTACTCTCAGATCGAACTCCGGATCCTGGCACACCTGAGTCAGGATGTCGCACTGAGCCAGGCTTTCCGCGAAGGTGCTGACATTCACACTGCTGTTGCTTCGGATATCTTTCGTGTTCCCCACGATCAGGTCGACAGTGACATGCGTCGCACTGCGAAAGCGGTCAACTTCGGTGTCATCTACGGCCAGAGCCCGTTTGGTTTATCAGAAGCGATCGGTATCCCTCAATCGGAAGCCGCTGGATTCATTGAAGATTATTTTGTCCGGTATCAGGGCGTCAGGGAATTTCTGGATCAGATCCTCGAAGATTGTGCAAAACAGAAATTCGTCGAAACGATCTGTGGCAGAAAACGTGAAATCCAGGGAGTGCGGGGAGGCGTGCAGAAACAGCTTAACATGCCTGAAAGAACCGCCATCAATACCGTCATTCAGGGGTCTGCAGCCGACCTGATTAAACAGGCCATGCTGAATGTCAGCGATCGAATCAAACAGGAACAGCACCCGGGGCGGATGCTCATGCAGATCCATGACGAACTGGTATTCGAAGTTCCGCTCACCGCACTGGACACTCTGGGTCTGATCGTTCGGGAAGAGATGGAATCGGCCATGGACCTCGAAGTCCCCCTGATTGTAGATATGTCAAGCGGACTTAACTGGCTGGAACAGAACCCCCTGGAAATTCCACATCAGTAA
- the coaE gene encoding dephospho-CoA kinase (Dephospho-CoA kinase (CoaE) performs the final step in coenzyme A biosynthesis.), with product MSRHTFIPTIALIGGIGSGKSAVANKVKSFRPVMIIDADRIGHEVLDFPEIQEKIREQFGSAVFNDQGNVDRSELARLVFGESKLQQTSLKQLESIVHPVIHRRLEQEIESARSLHQVDAILVDAAVIVEAGWKELCDQIVYIDCPFEQRQKRVTQNRGWSETELTKREKHQLPLSEKRKLADGVIQNGQDLESAGLELSKFIDSIRKQITKN from the coding sequence GTGTCTCGTCATACATTCATTCCCACAATAGCCCTGATTGGAGGGATCGGATCAGGCAAAAGTGCGGTTGCCAATAAAGTCAAATCGTTTCGGCCTGTGATGATTATCGATGCAGACCGAATCGGACATGAGGTACTTGATTTTCCGGAGATTCAGGAAAAAATTCGAGAGCAGTTTGGATCTGCCGTGTTCAATGATCAGGGAAATGTTGATCGATCTGAACTGGCAAGACTTGTTTTTGGAGAATCAAAACTACAACAAACATCATTAAAACAACTGGAATCCATCGTGCATCCGGTGATTCATCGCAGGTTGGAACAGGAAATTGAATCTGCCCGGTCTCTCCACCAGGTCGATGCGATCCTGGTAGACGCCGCTGTGATTGTCGAGGCAGGATGGAAAGAGTTATGCGATCAAATCGTTTATATTGACTGCCCCTTCGAGCAACGGCAGAAACGGGTGACTCAAAACAGGGGATGGTCAGAAACAGAGTTAACAAAACGGGAGAAACATCAACTGCCTCTCTCAGAAAAACGTAAACTGGCAGATGGTGTGATCCAGAATGGTCAGGACCTGGAATCAGCTGGCCTTGAACTATCAAAGTTCATTGATTCAATTCGGAAACAAATAACTAAAAATTAA